A portion of the Calothrix sp. 336/3 genome contains these proteins:
- a CDS encoding cupin domain-containing protein yields the protein MIIHPEDVPEYTTTVYPEPFKNVVAGRIKQRLGSFAGLKNFGVNLTKLAPGSASALRHWHSSQDEFIYVLTGEITLITDEGEQILTPGMAAAFPAGEANGHHLVNRSGAVATYLEIGDKTPGDIATYPDDDLMAIENSGSWVLTRKNGQPYANESK from the coding sequence ATGATTATTCATCCCGAAGATGTGCCAGAATACACAACCACTGTTTATCCTGAACCCTTCAAAAATGTGGTTGCTGGCAGAATTAAACAGCGTTTAGGTAGCTTTGCAGGGCTAAAAAATTTCGGTGTCAATTTGACAAAATTAGCTCCAGGTAGCGCTTCGGCTTTGCGTCATTGGCATAGTTCCCAAGATGAGTTTATTTATGTTCTGACTGGAGAAATCACCTTAATTACTGACGAAGGAGAGCAAATTTTAACACCTGGTATGGCTGCTGCATTCCCTGCTGGTGAGGCAAACGGACATCATTTAGTTAATCGTTCTGGTGCTGTGGCAACTTACTTAGAAATTGGGGATAAAACCCCTGGAGATATAGCAACCTACCCTGACGATGATTTGATGGCAATCGAAAATTCTGGTAGTTGGGTATTGACTCGTAAAAATGGTCAACCTTACGCAAATGAGTCAAAATAG
- a CDS encoding branched-chain amino acid transaminase gives MYNFLPIAYFQDKFVPFAEATISIATHALHYGTGAFGGMRGIPNPENPSQILLFRLDRHSQRLSQSAKFLHYNLPATKIQETIIEFVKKNRPTSSFYIRPFVYTSDLGIAPRLHNIDKNFAVYGIELGDYLSPAGVSCRISSWQRQEDASFPLRGKICGAYITSSLAKTEAAESGFDEAILMNSQGKVSEASGMNIFVVRNGQIITPGFDHDILEGITRDSVVTIAKNFGIPVIERAVDKSELLIADEVFLSGTAAKVVPVNRIENYYLPENRPISEKIREKLVAITENRDSEYQDWVFPIDI, from the coding sequence ATGTACAATTTTTTACCTATTGCTTATTTCCAAGATAAATTTGTACCCTTTGCCGAGGCGACAATCTCCATTGCCACCCATGCTTTACACTATGGTACAGGAGCTTTTGGAGGAATGCGAGGTATTCCCAATCCGGAAAATCCCTCTCAAATTCTGCTGTTTAGACTTGATCGCCATTCTCAAAGACTCAGCCAAAGCGCCAAGTTTCTGCACTATAATTTACCCGCGACCAAAATTCAAGAAACTATTATTGAATTTGTTAAGAAAAATCGACCGACAAGTTCTTTTTATATTCGTCCTTTCGTTTATACTTCCGATTTAGGGATTGCCCCTAGATTACATAATATTGATAAGAATTTCGCCGTTTATGGCATTGAATTAGGTGATTATCTTTCCCCCGCAGGTGTGAGTTGCCGGATTAGCTCTTGGCAGCGTCAGGAAGATGCTAGTTTCCCCCTACGAGGTAAAATTTGTGGTGCTTATATTACCTCTTCCCTGGCAAAAACAGAAGCGGCGGAATCTGGTTTTGATGAAGCTATCCTGATGAATTCCCAGGGGAAAGTCAGCGAAGCTTCGGGGATGAATATCTTTGTAGTCAGAAATGGGCAAATTATTACCCCTGGTTTCGACCATGATATTTTGGAAGGGATTACCAGGGATAGTGTAGTGACAATTGCCAAGAATTTTGGGATTCCGGTGATTGAAAGAGCCGTAGATAAATCGGAGTTATTGATTGCTGATGAAGTCTTTCTCAGTGGTACTGCGGCAAAAGTTGTGCCAGTGAATCGGATTGAAAATTATTATCTCCCAGAAAATCGACCAATTAGTGAAAAAATCCGCGAAAAGCTGGTAGCAATTACGGAAAATCGTGATTCTGAGTACCAGGATTGGGTTTTCCCCATTGATATTTAG
- a CDS encoding RibD family protein, translated as MLKHRPHTTVVLAMSADGKIADVARSPARFGSKVDKTHLEKQIATADGVLFGAGTLRAYGTTLTVSHPELILKRIRAGKPSQPVHIVLTDSAHLDPEMRFFQQPIKRWLITTTAGAIFWQNRAEFERVMTFETATGKVDIATALKYLTTLGIAQLSVLGGGDVVASLLALKFIDEIWLTVCPIIIGGAIAPTPVSGIGFLADNYPQLELLEVERINQEVFLHYRLI; from the coding sequence ATGTTAAAACATCGTCCTCATACCACTGTGGTTTTGGCAATGAGTGCAGATGGCAAAATAGCAGATGTGGCGCGATCGCCTGCACGGTTTGGTTCAAAGGTTGACAAAACACACCTGGAAAAGCAAATTGCCACTGCCGATGGGGTTTTATTTGGCGCTGGGACTTTGCGCGCTTACGGTACAACTCTTACCGTATCACACCCTGAACTGATACTAAAGCGAATCAGGGCTGGTAAACCCTCACAACCAGTTCATATAGTACTTACAGACTCTGCTCATCTGGATCCGGAGATGCGTTTCTTTCAACAACCGATAAAACGCTGGTTAATTACCACCACTGCGGGGGCAATTTTTTGGCAAAATCGGGCAGAATTTGAGCGAGTCATGACATTTGAAACAGCCACAGGAAAAGTAGACATTGCCACAGCCTTAAAATACCTAACCACTTTGGGTATAGCACAATTATCTGTTCTCGGTGGAGGTGATGTGGTGGCTTCCCTATTGGCATTGAAATTTATTGATGAAATTTGGCTGACTGTGTGTCCGATAATTATTGGTGGGGCGATCGCGCCGACTCCTGTATCTGGCATAGGTTTTTTAGCTGATAATTACCCTCAGTTAGAGCTCTTAGAAGTGGAGAGAATTAACCAAGAAGTCTTTTTACACTACAGATTGATTTGA
- a CDS encoding ParA family protein — protein sequence MPKIIAILNGKGGVGKTTTAVNLAATFAEEKKVLLIDADIQGSASWWFGRSQNTMGFDLSQEVNPQLLGDLKKITGYDLIVVDTPPALHSEALAKVVAIADYLVLPTPPAPMDLTVLIDTVRAAVTPVGTPHRVLLTKVDTRSLGEALEAQNTLMQLGIPACHAFIRAYKAHERAALEGVAITKWRGKNAREAESDYRRVANELQRDWRK from the coding sequence ATTCCCAAAATCATCGCTATCCTCAACGGCAAAGGGGGAGTAGGTAAAACAACCACCGCAGTCAACCTAGCGGCAACTTTCGCTGAAGAGAAAAAAGTCTTGTTGATAGATGCAGATATTCAGGGTTCTGCGAGTTGGTGGTTTGGACGTAGCCAGAATACCATGGGGTTCGATTTATCCCAAGAAGTAAATCCTCAATTATTAGGTGATTTAAAGAAGATTACAGGTTACGATCTAATAGTGGTTGATACACCTCCAGCACTGCACTCGGAAGCATTAGCAAAAGTAGTGGCGATCGCAGACTATTTGGTTTTGCCCACACCACCAGCACCAATGGATTTAACAGTCCTAATTGATACCGTGAGAGCAGCAGTTACCCCCGTGGGAACCCCCCACCGAGTATTACTCACGAAAGTTGATACCCGCAGTTTAGGAGAAGCACTAGAAGCACAAAATACTCTCATGCAATTAGGAATACCCGCTTGCCATGCCTTCATTCGTGCCTACAAAGCCCATGAGCGGGCAGCATTAGAAGGTGTAGCAATTACCAAATGGCGCGGGAAAAATGCGCGAGAAGCCGAATCTGACTATCGCCGTGTAGCTAATGAATTACAGCGTGATTGGAGAAAGTAA
- a CDS encoding nitroreductase family protein: MNPITEVQPLDVPKAIIQRRSIKTFKSDPITPELLKQLVELTIAAPSSFNIQDWRIILVQDEAQKAALCEACWNQKQVVQAPVSFVFAADVLAGEKDLTPMLEQGLASGAFNEGTVNYFRTSVPQFQAGLGDKKREFAVKDAMIAATHLVLAAESLGLSTCFMNGWIEEKVKAVIGAENDPDLAIAVVVPVGYAAEPRLNPGRLPLSSNVFVDRVGNPYQG; the protein is encoded by the coding sequence ATGAATCCAATCACCGAAGTTCAGCCCTTAGATGTTCCAAAGGCAATTATTCAGCGTCGTTCAATTAAAACTTTTAAGTCCGATCCCATTACTCCAGAACTGCTGAAACAACTGGTAGAATTAACGATCGCCGCTCCCAGTAGTTTTAATATTCAAGACTGGCGAATTATTTTAGTTCAGGATGAAGCCCAAAAAGCCGCTCTGTGTGAAGCTTGTTGGAATCAGAAACAAGTTGTACAAGCACCCGTATCCTTTGTCTTTGCTGCGGATGTCCTAGCAGGGGAAAAAGACTTAACACCAATGTTAGAGCAGGGTTTAGCATCTGGTGCTTTTAATGAGGGAACTGTCAATTATTTTAGAACCTCTGTTCCCCAATTCCAAGCCGGATTAGGTGACAAAAAGCGGGAATTTGCTGTTAAAGATGCCATGATAGCAGCGACTCATCTGGTATTAGCAGCAGAAAGTTTAGGTTTATCTACCTGCTTTATGAATGGTTGGATTGAAGAGAAGGTGAAAGCTGTGATTGGTGCAGAGAACGATCCCGACTTGGCGATCGCCGTTGTTGTTCCCGTCGGTTATGCTGCGGAACCCCGTCTCAATCCTGGTCGTTTACCCCTATCATCGAATGTATTTGTTGATCGTGTGGGTAATCCTTACCAAGGTTAG
- a CDS encoding helix-turn-helix transcriptional regulator, whose amino-acid sequence MRFLYHPDRKHISLAGVLYALGDPVRLEIVRQLATRGEQCCAGFEFAIAKSTMSNHFKILRESGVVWTRKEGTQHINSLRREELEVLFPGLLDAVLRSAQPMVNQESLVNS is encoded by the coding sequence ATGAGATTCCTCTATCATCCAGACCGAAAACATATCTCCTTGGCGGGGGTGCTGTATGCATTGGGCGATCCGGTGCGATTGGAGATTGTGCGGCAACTGGCAACCAGAGGTGAGCAGTGTTGTGCAGGTTTTGAGTTTGCGATCGCCAAGTCCACTATGTCCAACCACTTTAAAATTTTAAGGGAGTCGGGGGTAGTTTGGACAAGAAAAGAGGGGACACAACACATTAATTCTTTGCGAAGGGAAGAATTGGAGGTGCTATTTCCTGGTTTGCTAGATGCTGTGTTGCGTTCTGCTCAACCGATGGTAAATCAGGAAAGCTTAGTGAATAGCTAG
- a CDS encoding serine protease: MSRYIAAIACVFCVSLAACEIISSSSSTVSPSDKAKSTAPLNAQLSSASTEKLSPQAVKKLHQYAQKITVKVMSQDFLGSGIILQKKESVYTVLTNAHVLRAGEAPYRIQTSDGQIWNAHIPKKYPSLKQNFAQGHDLAVLTFHCDRQVYPVATFGKQPQVGESVFVAGFPYIEDSTHKQKLVFNSGKISLLLPKPLEGGYQIGYTNDIQKGMSGGPLLNQQGQVVGVNGMHAYPLWDSPSVFMDGSEAEETLHKKINRLSWAVPIEKVISK; encoded by the coding sequence ATGAGTCGGTACATTGCGGCGATCGCCTGTGTATTTTGTGTATCATTAGCTGCCTGTGAGATTATCTCCTCTTCTTCATCAACCGTCTCACCAAGCGACAAGGCAAAATCAACTGCCCCCCTCAATGCCCAACTATCCTCGGCATCAACTGAAAAATTATCGCCCCAAGCAGTCAAAAAGCTGCATCAGTATGCCCAAAAGATTACAGTCAAAGTCATGTCTCAGGACTTTTTAGGCTCAGGGATTATACTACAAAAAAAAGAATCTGTTTATACAGTACTCACCAATGCCCATGTGTTACGCGCTGGAGAAGCCCCCTACCGGATTCAAACATCAGACGGTCAGATTTGGAATGCTCATATCCCCAAAAAATATCCATCATTAAAGCAGAATTTTGCCCAAGGTCATGACCTAGCGGTTCTTACTTTCCACTGCGATCGCCAAGTCTATCCAGTCGCAACCTTTGGCAAACAACCCCAAGTCGGTGAATCTGTTTTTGTCGCTGGGTTCCCCTACATCGAAGATAGTACCCATAAACAAAAGCTAGTTTTTAATTCAGGTAAAATCTCATTATTGCTGCCAAAACCCTTAGAAGGAGGATACCAAATTGGTTACACTAATGATATTCAAAAAGGTATGAGTGGTGGACCATTACTCAACCAGCAAGGGCAAGTGGTCGGTGTGAATGGTATGCACGCTTACCCCCTATGGGATTCACCTTCTGTGTTTATGGACGGTTCGGAAGCAGAAGAAACCCTACACAAAAAAATTAATCGCCTGAGTTGGGCAGTACCAATCGAAAAGGTTATATCTAAATAA
- a CDS encoding ATP-binding protein, which translates to MLKQRQSSFRRILVSKILLLSVPVLLIGETVAYKKASSSLLDTSRQNLTANAIIKGKNLDDAIATLKANLFTASQTEALKSGEIPAVQLFFTQLTAHLPPQVECIQLTNAQTQQVITSTCSQTVEMLSSPSPDGITIEPILPPKFGTTGKRETHNHLRLLLSSPVYDKTGQWRYNLIFQSKFAHEIVTNQPGVLAGSTVIIAENGTILSHPISSYIGSNINEHDDAERLAQIVKDALQGHQDSLHLFFGNKGEELLVGYTAINNPTIPNQKWVIMAVTPVSNALYGLGQIKVILVTLTVGLVATSLAAALYLARCLARPVEELRDYALNLHSHNSTTPVPRDFSIREFNQLSQALDQMVERLKAWAEEVEASWQEAKAANQSKTQLLATASHELRNPLNTILNYVRLVREGLCDSREEELEYLQIADSAAMYLLAILNNILDNSKSEAGKLAVALEAIDLRDILKDVVNLQSVNVQQKGLQLNISQMETAIPVNVDPLKLKQVLINVIGNATKFTEVGSINIHTKMQATEAEPQVIILIQDTGIGIDLAQQQKLFRPYVMVDSNSARKGGTGLGLAISRNLIELMGGTITLESAGLHQGTTVKITLPLLNTEALLSVQQSEVTDENALLFAPSCLSVNICPASSEK; encoded by the coding sequence ATGCTTAAGCAACGTCAATCATCTTTTCGCCGGATTTTAGTCTCCAAGATTTTGCTTTTGTCTGTGCCAGTCTTATTAATTGGAGAGACTGTTGCTTACAAAAAGGCAAGCTCTAGTTTGCTCGACACTTCCAGGCAAAATTTAACCGCCAATGCCATTATTAAGGGAAAAAATTTAGATGATGCGATCGCCACCCTCAAAGCTAACTTATTCACTGCGAGCCAAACAGAAGCCCTGAAATCTGGAGAAATTCCCGCAGTTCAATTGTTTTTCACCCAGCTAACTGCCCATCTCCCCCCACAAGTTGAGTGCATTCAACTCACAAATGCCCAAACTCAGCAAGTCATCACCAGTACTTGCTCCCAAACAGTCGAGATGCTCTCCTCCCCATCTCCAGATGGCATCACAATAGAGCCAATACTCCCTCCAAAATTTGGCACTACGGGTAAGAGAGAAACTCACAACCATTTGCGGCTATTACTATCTAGTCCTGTATACGATAAAACAGGGCAATGGCGCTACAACCTGATTTTTCAATCCAAATTTGCTCACGAAATCGTCACCAACCAACCTGGTGTACTTGCAGGCTCAACAGTTATCATCGCGGAAAACGGTACTATCCTCTCCCACCCCATTTCCAGCTACATTGGTAGCAACATTAATGAACATGATGATGCCGAACGTTTAGCACAGATAGTGAAAGACGCTCTCCAAGGACACCAAGACTCACTACATTTGTTTTTCGGCAACAAAGGGGAAGAATTACTCGTAGGCTACACAGCAATCAATAACCCTACAATCCCTAACCAAAAATGGGTGATTATGGCTGTCACCCCTGTCAGTAATGCCCTCTATGGACTCGGACAAATCAAGGTAATTTTAGTCACCTTAACAGTAGGTTTGGTCGCGACTAGTTTAGCTGCTGCCCTGTATTTAGCCCGGTGTTTGGCTCGTCCGGTGGAAGAACTACGGGACTATGCCCTCAATTTACACAGCCACAACAGCACCACACCCGTACCCCGTGATTTTTCCATTCGAGAATTCAATCAATTATCCCAAGCTCTAGATCAGATGGTGGAAAGGCTGAAAGCTTGGGCAGAAGAAGTAGAGGCTTCCTGGCAAGAAGCGAAAGCCGCAAACCAAAGTAAAACCCAACTCTTGGCAACTGCCTCCCACGAGCTACGTAATCCCCTCAATACTATCCTCAACTATGTGCGTCTCGTACGCGAAGGGTTATGCGATAGCCGAGAGGAAGAACTAGAATACCTTCAAATTGCTGATAGCGCTGCCATGTACTTATTAGCTATCCTCAATAATATTCTGGATAATTCTAAGAGTGAAGCTGGTAAACTTGCTGTTGCTCTGGAGGCGATCGACCTGCGGGACATCCTCAAAGATGTGGTGAATTTACAATCGGTGAATGTCCAGCAGAAAGGCTTACAGTTAAATATTTCCCAGATGGAGACAGCAATTCCTGTCAATGTTGACCCTTTAAAGCTGAAACAGGTGCTAATCAATGTGATTGGCAATGCCACAAAATTTACTGAGGTCGGCAGTATTAATATTCACACTAAAATGCAAGCTACAGAAGCAGAGCCACAAGTGATCATTCTCATTCAGGATACGGGTATCGGTATTGACCTTGCACAACAACAAAAACTCTTCCGTCCCTATGTCATGGTAGACAGCAACAGCGCTCGCAAGGGCGGTACGGGGTTAGGTTTAGCCATTTCTCGCAATTTGATTGAGCTGATGGGAGGTACTATCACTTTAGAAAGTGCTGGTTTACACCAGGGAACAACCGTCAAAATTACCTTACCTTTACTGAATACTGAGGCTTTATTGTCTGTACAACAATCGGAGGTGACAGATGAGAATGCTCTGCTCTTTGCTCCTAGCTGCCTATCTGTCAATATTTGTCCAGCTTCATCTGAGAAATGA
- the trxA gene encoding thioredoxin: MSTVTNVTEATFKQEVLDSEVPVLVDFWAPWCGPCRMVAPVVDEVATEYEGQVKVVKLNTDQNPTVASHYGIRSIPTLMVFKGGRQVDTVVGAVPKTTLAKTLGQYL; this comes from the coding sequence ATGTCAACCGTAACGAACGTGACAGAAGCCACATTTAAACAAGAAGTCCTCGACAGTGAAGTGCCTGTGCTAGTAGACTTTTGGGCTCCTTGGTGTGGTCCTTGCCGAATGGTAGCCCCCGTAGTCGATGAGGTAGCCACCGAATACGAGGGGCAGGTAAAAGTGGTGAAATTAAATACAGACCAAAATCCCACCGTAGCCAGCCATTACGGGATTCGTAGCATCCCCACACTGATGGTATTCAAAGGAGGGCGACAAGTCGATACTGTTGTTGGAGCGGTTCCCAAGACAACTCTGGCTAAAACCCTAGGTCAGTATCTTTAG
- a CDS encoding NADH:flavin oxidoreductase/NADH oxidase gives MPNLFEPFQLKDVTLRNRIGVSPMCQYSSEDGRATDWHLVHLGSRAVGGAGLIIAEATAVEARGRITPGDAGIWSDEHIAPLQRINTFIKEHGAISGIQLAHAGRKASAARPWEGDNSLADTEGGWDTLGASAVAFDTEKLWRIPKEMTKQDIQEVKEAFRGAALRSLEAGYEWLELHFAHGYLVHSFYSPLSNQRTDEYGGSFENRIRLALEITRIVKEVWPERLPLTARLSCSDWVEGGWNIDDSVELSKKLKAEGVDLIDCSSGFNTPNYQEYPFGSGWQVPFSERIRKEAEIATATVGFITNAMQADELIRNQRADIVLLAREMLRDPYWSHRAAVELRRKNVTTLPIQYASWL, from the coding sequence ATGCCAAATTTATTTGAGCCTTTTCAACTAAAGGATGTCACTTTGCGTAACCGCATTGGCGTGTCTCCGATGTGTCAGTATAGTTCCGAGGATGGCAGGGCAACAGACTGGCACTTAGTGCATTTAGGTTCTCGTGCTGTTGGTGGTGCGGGGTTAATAATTGCCGAGGCGACAGCCGTGGAAGCACGGGGAAGGATTACCCCAGGGGATGCCGGAATTTGGTCAGACGAACACATTGCCCCACTGCAACGCATCAACACATTTATTAAAGAGCATGGCGCAATTTCTGGAATCCAGCTAGCCCATGCAGGTAGAAAAGCCAGTGCTGCACGTCCTTGGGAAGGGGATAATTCCCTGGCAGATACTGAAGGTGGATGGGATACTCTAGGAGCATCTGCTGTCGCTTTTGATACAGAGAAGCTTTGGCGTATTCCCAAAGAAATGACCAAACAAGATATTCAAGAAGTTAAAGAAGCATTTCGAGGCGCAGCTTTACGTTCTTTGGAAGCAGGGTATGAATGGTTAGAATTACATTTTGCCCATGGCTATCTAGTTCATAGTTTTTATTCACCCCTATCTAATCAACGTACAGATGAGTACGGTGGGAGCTTTGAAAACAGAATCCGTTTGGCATTAGAAATTACCAGAATAGTCAAAGAAGTCTGGCCCGAACGTCTTCCACTGACTGCTAGATTATCCTGTAGTGATTGGGTAGAGGGTGGTTGGAATATCGATGACTCCGTAGAATTATCTAAAAAATTAAAAGCAGAGGGTGTTGATTTAATCGATTGTAGTTCCGGTTTTAATACACCCAATTATCAAGAATATCCCTTTGGCTCTGGTTGGCAAGTACCTTTCTCTGAGAGAATTCGTAAAGAAGCGGAGATTGCGACTGCAACTGTGGGCTTTATCACCAATGCGATGCAAGCTGACGAGTTGATTCGTAACCAACGTGCAGACATCGTACTATTAGCGCGAGAAATGCTACGGGATCCCTATTGGTCCCATCGTGCTGCGGTTGAATTACGACGGAAAAATGTCACCACATTACCGATACAATATGCCAGTTGGTTGTAA
- the tmk gene encoding dTMP kinase — protein sequence MDGKLIVFEGVEGCGKTTQIHLCHQWLQSLGVDVVVTRQPGGTDLGAHIRQLLLDSGKNSISNRAELLLYAADRAQHVEQLLLPNLAAGKTVLCDRYTDSTIAYQCFGRGLNRELIDNLNHIATTGLHSDLTLWLDIDVATGLARKIKSGEAPDRIEQEKIEFHHRVQQGYKFLANTHPERIRRIDASLTQEVVHKQIQTILTAKLGSH from the coding sequence ATGGATGGAAAGCTAATAGTTTTTGAAGGGGTAGAAGGTTGTGGAAAAACAACCCAAATCCATCTATGTCACCAATGGTTGCAAAGTTTAGGTGTGGATGTAGTCGTTACACGGCAACCTGGAGGTACAGATTTAGGGGCGCATATACGGCAATTATTATTAGATTCAGGGAAAAATTCCATTAGTAATCGCGCTGAACTCTTATTATATGCAGCCGATCGCGCTCAACATGTCGAACAGTTACTACTACCAAATTTAGCCGCAGGTAAAACTGTTCTCTGCGATCGCTATACCGATTCCACCATTGCCTATCAATGTTTCGGACGTGGTTTAAATCGAGAGCTAATTGATAACTTAAATCATATTGCCACAACTGGACTCCACAGCGACCTAACTTTATGGTTAGATATTGACGTGGCAACGGGATTAGCCCGTAAAATCAAAAGTGGCGAAGCTCCTGATCGTATTGAGCAGGAAAAGATAGAATTTCATCATCGTGTTCAACAGGGATATAAGTTTTTAGCCAATACCCACCCTGAAAGAATTAGAAGAATAGACGCTAGCTTAACTCAAGAGGTGGTACATAAACAAATTCAAACTATTCTCACCGCAAAATTAGGCAGTCATTGA
- a CDS encoding COP23 domain-containing protein, whose translation MKLRLSTKFLMGMAIAVTSGFAGTVIHTQPSYAGGTTFKCETRKDGVPMTVAYSPDGRKVAMIRWLSNNYFSTDWNALRRCTEVSRRFQKSYDNGTLRFITAGNLNNQPVICATTKRNQPCTENNLLFTLRPGTNPKTALNQLMDRRGLVAGNPYTVRGSNRMSVNFDAYLKGATVEQGDESNANSSNTP comes from the coding sequence ATGAAGCTGAGGTTATCTACAAAATTTTTGATGGGAATGGCGATCGCTGTTACAAGTGGATTTGCTGGTACAGTTATCCATACACAGCCTAGTTACGCTGGAGGTACAACCTTCAAGTGTGAAACTAGAAAAGATGGAGTTCCGATGACAGTTGCCTATTCTCCCGATGGTAGAAAAGTAGCAATGATTCGCTGGCTATCAAATAACTATTTCTCTACCGACTGGAATGCTCTGCGGCGCTGCACAGAAGTTTCACGTCGTTTTCAGAAGAGCTATGACAATGGAACCTTGAGATTCATTACCGCAGGTAACTTAAACAATCAGCCTGTGATTTGTGCGACAACAAAAAGAAATCAACCTTGTACAGAGAATAACTTATTATTTACTCTCAGACCGGGCACGAATCCCAAAACTGCTTTAAACCAATTAATGGATCGTCGTGGATTGGTCGCCGGCAACCCCTATACTGTCAGAGGTAGTAATAGAATGAGTGTAAATTTTGATGCCTACCTCAAGGGTGCTACGGTTGAACAAGGTGATGAGTCGAATGCAAACAGTAGCAATACTCCATAA
- a CDS encoding GNAT family N-acetyltransferase gives MVEQLKPRYSVAWINQIAEVPQTAWDALAMSLKTPFFEWDWLHNLESSGSATAKTGWLPNHLTLWRDRSLIAVAPLYLKGHSYGEFVFDQQWAELSQRIGVEYYPKLLGMAPFTPAEGYRFLIAPGEDEVEITTLMLREIDSFCQRNRISGCHFLYVDPQWQKIAEQQGYTPWLHHSYIWQNSGFESFDGYLQVFNANQRRNIKRERKAVEKAGLRLQAVTGEEIPLSMFSLMYDFYADTCDKFGWWGSKYLTKKFFQQLHDNYRHRVVFFAAYGDGKPGQPVGMSFCLFKDERLYGRYWGSFQEIDCLHFDACYYAPIEWAIANNIQLFDPGAGGRHKKRRGFPATGNYSLHRFYNHRLGQILSAHIREVNVHEQQEIDAINAELPFAQPKSLENP, from the coding sequence ATGGTGGAACAACTCAAACCGCGTTATTCTGTTGCCTGGATTAATCAGATTGCTGAAGTTCCCCAGACTGCTTGGGATGCTTTGGCAATGTCACTGAAAACACCCTTTTTCGAGTGGGATTGGTTACATAATTTAGAAAGCTCTGGAAGTGCTACAGCAAAAACAGGTTGGTTGCCCAATCATTTAACATTGTGGCGCGATCGCAGTCTGATTGCTGTGGCTCCTCTGTATCTCAAAGGACATAGTTACGGGGAGTTTGTCTTTGATCAGCAATGGGCAGAATTATCTCAAAGAATTGGGGTGGAATATTACCCGAAGCTCTTGGGAATGGCTCCTTTTACTCCGGCAGAGGGATATCGATTTTTAATTGCTCCGGGGGAAGATGAGGTAGAAATTACCACGCTGATGTTACGGGAAATCGATAGTTTTTGCCAGCGAAATCGCATATCTGGCTGTCATTTTCTCTATGTTGATCCCCAATGGCAAAAAATTGCTGAACAGCAGGGTTATACTCCCTGGTTACACCATAGTTATATTTGGCAGAATTCGGGTTTTGAGAGTTTTGATGGTTACTTGCAAGTTTTTAATGCTAACCAGCGACGAAATATTAAACGAGAGCGCAAAGCAGTGGAAAAAGCTGGTTTACGACTACAAGCAGTCACGGGGGAAGAAATTCCTCTGTCGATGTTTTCCTTGATGTATGATTTTTATGCTGATACTTGCGATAAGTTTGGCTGGTGGGGGAGTAAGTACCTGACAAAGAAGTTTTTTCAGCAGTTACATGATAATTACCGCCATCGGGTAGTATTTTTTGCTGCCTACGGGGATGGAAAACCAGGGCAACCTGTGGGAATGTCTTTTTGTTTATTCAAGGATGAGAGGTTGTATGGGCGCTACTGGGGCAGTTTCCAAGAGATAGATTGCCTACATTTTGATGCTTGTTATTATGCGCCGATTGAGTGGGCGATCGCCAATAATATCCAACTCTTTGATCCCGGTGCGGGTGGCAGACATAAAAAACGCCGAGGGTTTCCAGCGACTGGGAATTATAGTCTCCATCGCTTCTACAATCATCGTCTGGGGCAAATATTATCTGCCCATATCCGTGAGGTGAATGTACATGAACAACAAGAAATAGATGCTATTAACGCAGAGTTACCCTTTGCTCAACCCAAGAGTCTGGAGAATCCCTGA